In one Streptomyces venezuelae genomic region, the following are encoded:
- a CDS encoding GNAT family N-acetyltransferase produces MTAQLTFRGADIGDAATLAGLYEGAVRWMQDHGIDQWQPGAKDARHFERVIGSSTAEVWLAHDGSGPLGAYELWWSDEQAWGAQPPVAGYVHRLMTRRGAPAGTGRALLRDAERRIAAAGRELSRLDVVVTSPRLRTYYEEAGYTVVGELTDKLAADGTPYGVLLMERPLG; encoded by the coding sequence ATGACAGCTCAACTGACCTTCCGCGGCGCGGACATCGGCGACGCGGCGACCCTGGCGGGCCTCTACGAAGGCGCGGTCCGCTGGATGCAGGACCACGGCATCGACCAGTGGCAGCCCGGCGCCAAGGACGCCCGGCACTTCGAGCGGGTGATCGGCTCCTCGACGGCGGAGGTGTGGCTGGCCCACGACGGGTCCGGGCCCCTCGGCGCGTACGAGCTGTGGTGGTCCGACGAGCAGGCATGGGGCGCGCAGCCGCCGGTCGCCGGGTACGTGCACCGGCTGATGACGCGGCGCGGGGCGCCCGCGGGGACGGGCCGGGCGCTGCTGCGGGACGCCGAGCGCAGGATCGCGGCGGCGGGCCGCGAGCTGAGCCGCCTGGACGTCGTGGTGACCAGCCCCCGCCTGCGCACGTACTACGAAGAGGCCGGTTACACGGTCGTCGGCGAACTCACGGACAAGCTCGCCGCGGACGGCACCCCGTACGGCGTGCTGCTCATGGAGAGGCCGCTCGGCTAG
- a CDS encoding fused response regulator/phosphatase, with protein MNATAGSTILVVDDVAASRYALGAVLRRDGHRVVLAATAGEALIELDVRRRAGELPDVALVDVGLPDMSGFELCRRLKETPPFAALPVVHFSAARIAPSDRCRGLDAGGDAYLTVPAEPEEIQAVVRAAARGARHRSDAEAQAGHLTRLAETILDVQSARCPRELAAAAAAGTARLSGGPAAAFVIADDGELHRSLSRRRSAASLPDEGAHDTVVGLIQRGTAGQVGVRETVVPAPVWPRGFFHAEPANGTGHPVGARLTLARAREGSAPVCLATPLYDKGPAPGVGRFVGRLAHATAVAAERLLMYEMERHIALTLQRSFLPAHVPQTPGTEVVVRYEPASRDTEIGGDFYASLATSQGLLTAIGDVVGHSLEAATVMVEIRHALRAYCVEDPDPRSLAGRLDDMLQRYHPDVTATLCLALVDPATGCIRVANAGHIPPLVVADDGTAAYLDAKGPLLGLGLDRPPPTETVLRPTDRFLMVTDGLIETRGTDLAESMEHLRTVAAEAPLGVTALCDTLLACLGHNREDDIALLAMRLRTDELP; from the coding sequence GTGAACGCCACGGCAGGCAGCACGATCCTGGTGGTGGACGACGTCGCCGCCAGCCGATACGCACTCGGTGCGGTCCTGCGCAGGGACGGCCACCGCGTCGTCCTCGCCGCCACCGCGGGCGAGGCCCTCATCGAGCTCGACGTGCGCAGACGCGCCGGTGAACTGCCGGACGTGGCGCTCGTCGACGTCGGCCTGCCCGACATGAGCGGCTTCGAACTGTGCCGCAGGCTGAAGGAGACGCCACCGTTCGCCGCCCTGCCCGTCGTGCACTTCTCCGCCGCCCGGATAGCCCCCTCCGACCGGTGCCGCGGCCTCGACGCGGGCGGCGACGCCTATCTGACGGTGCCCGCCGAACCGGAGGAGATCCAGGCCGTCGTGCGGGCCGCGGCCCGCGGCGCACGCCACCGCAGCGACGCGGAGGCCCAGGCGGGACACCTGACCCGGCTCGCCGAGACGATCCTCGACGTGCAGTCCGCCCGCTGCCCCCGGGAACTCGCCGCGGCCGCCGCGGCCGGCACGGCCCGCCTCTCCGGCGGCCCCGCGGCGGCCTTCGTCATCGCCGACGACGGCGAGCTCCACCGCAGCCTGTCCCGGCGCAGGAGCGCCGCCTCCCTGCCCGACGAAGGCGCGCACGACACGGTGGTGGGCCTCATCCAGCGCGGCACGGCCGGGCAGGTCGGCGTCCGCGAGACCGTCGTGCCCGCACCCGTGTGGCCGCGCGGCTTCTTCCACGCCGAACCGGCGAACGGCACCGGACACCCCGTCGGAGCCCGCCTCACCCTGGCCCGCGCCCGCGAAGGGTCCGCGCCCGTCTGCCTCGCCACGCCCTTGTACGACAAAGGACCCGCCCCCGGCGTCGGACGGTTCGTGGGACGCCTCGCCCACGCCACCGCCGTCGCCGCCGAACGACTGCTGATGTACGAGATGGAACGCCACATCGCCCTCACCCTCCAGCGCAGCTTCCTGCCGGCGCACGTCCCGCAGACCCCCGGCACCGAAGTCGTCGTCCGCTACGAACCCGCCTCCCGCGACACCGAGATCGGCGGCGACTTCTACGCGTCGCTCGCCACCTCGCAGGGACTCCTCACGGCCATCGGCGACGTGGTCGGCCACTCCCTGGAAGCCGCCACCGTCATGGTCGAGATCCGGCACGCGCTGCGCGCCTACTGCGTCGAGGACCCCGACCCGCGCTCGCTCGCCGGGCGCCTCGACGACATGCTGCAGCGCTACCACCCCGACGTGACCGCCACCCTCTGCCTGGCCCTCGTCGACCCCGCCACCGGATGCATCCGCGTCGCCAACGCGGGACACATCCCGCCCCTGGTCGTCGCCGACGACGGCACCGCCGCCTACCTCGACGCGAAGGGCCCGCTCCTCGGCCTCGGCCTGGACAGACCGCCGCCCACCGAGACGGTCCTGCGCCCCACCGACCGGTTCCTCATGGTCACCGACGGACTCATCGAGACCCGCGGCACCGACCTCGCCGAATCCATGGAGCACCTGCGCACGGTCGCCGCCGAAGCGCCCCTCGGCGTCACGGCCCTCTGCGACACCCTGCTCGCCTGCCTGGGCCACAACCGCGAGGACGACATCGCCCTCCTCGCCATGCGTCTGCGCACGGACGAGCTCCCCTAG
- a CDS encoding glycoside hydrolase family 13 protein, whose protein sequence is MTQNVTSAPAPESSPAGEWWRDAVIYQVYPRSFADGNGDGMGDLPGITARLPYLRDLGVDAVWLSPFYASPQADAGYDVADYRAVDPMFGTLTDADGLIGEAHALGLRVIVDIVPNHCSDRHEWFGQALREGPGSAARDRFLFRPGRGACGELPPNDWESVFGGPAWTRVEDGEWYLHLFAPEQPDFDWEHPDVHDEFRSVLRFWLDLGVDGFRIDVAHGLVKAAGLPDIGHAEQVKLLGKQAVPYFDQDGVHEIYRDWRRILDEYGEDAGARRIAVAEAWTPTVERSARYLRRDELHQAFNFEYLTTAWDADALRDVIDRSLAAMNAVDAPATWVLSNHDVVRHATRFADGDEARGLRRARAATLLMLALPGSAYLYQGEELGLPEVTELPDEVRQDPAFFRGSGQDGTRDGCRVPLPWSGERAPFGFGPREGGPSWLPQPDAWKDLSVAAQSGDPASTLEFYRRALAVRRAHPALGAGRDVTWLPAPEGVLAFRRTTSAGSFVCTVNLTASPVALPTPGTPLLASTEIAPGAGRTVLPADSAVWWAA, encoded by the coding sequence ATGACCCAGAACGTCACCTCCGCGCCCGCCCCCGAGTCCTCGCCCGCCGGGGAGTGGTGGCGCGACGCCGTCATCTACCAGGTCTATCCGCGCAGCTTCGCCGACGGGAACGGCGACGGCATGGGCGATCTGCCCGGCATCACGGCCCGGCTGCCGTACCTGCGCGACCTGGGCGTGGACGCCGTGTGGCTCTCCCCGTTCTACGCGTCGCCGCAGGCCGACGCCGGGTACGACGTGGCGGACTACCGCGCGGTCGACCCGATGTTCGGCACCCTCACCGACGCCGACGGCCTCATCGGCGAGGCGCACGCGCTCGGGCTGCGCGTCATCGTCGACATCGTGCCCAACCACTGCTCGGACCGGCACGAGTGGTTCGGGCAGGCGCTGCGCGAGGGCCCGGGTTCCGCGGCGCGCGACCGCTTCCTGTTCCGGCCCGGCCGGGGCGCGTGCGGTGAACTCCCGCCGAACGACTGGGAGTCCGTGTTCGGCGGCCCGGCCTGGACGCGGGTCGAGGACGGGGAGTGGTACCTCCACCTGTTCGCGCCCGAGCAGCCCGACTTCGACTGGGAGCACCCGGACGTCCACGACGAGTTCCGGTCCGTCCTGCGGTTCTGGCTCGACCTCGGCGTCGACGGGTTCCGCATCGACGTCGCGCACGGCCTGGTCAAGGCGGCGGGCCTGCCGGACATCGGCCACGCGGAGCAGGTCAAGCTGCTCGGCAAGCAGGCCGTGCCCTACTTCGACCAGGACGGCGTGCACGAGATCTACCGCGACTGGCGCCGCATCCTCGACGAGTACGGGGAGGACGCCGGGGCGCGGCGCATCGCCGTCGCCGAGGCGTGGACCCCGACGGTCGAGCGCAGCGCCCGCTATCTGCGCCGCGACGAGCTGCACCAGGCCTTCAACTTCGAGTATCTGACGACGGCGTGGGACGCGGACGCGCTGCGCGACGTCATCGACCGCTCGCTGGCCGCGATGAACGCCGTGGACGCGCCCGCCACGTGGGTGCTCTCCAACCACGACGTCGTGCGCCACGCGACGCGCTTCGCGGACGGCGACGAGGCCCGGGGGCTGCGCCGGGCGCGGGCGGCGACGCTGCTGATGCTGGCGCTGCCGGGCTCGGCGTACCTGTACCAGGGTGAGGAGCTGGGGCTGCCGGAGGTGACGGAGCTGCCGGACGAGGTGCGGCAGGACCCGGCGTTCTTCCGCGGCTCGGGGCAGGACGGCACGCGGGACGGGTGCCGGGTGCCGCTGCCGTGGTCCGGGGAGCGTGCCCCGTTCGGCTTCGGGCCGCGCGAGGGCGGTCCGAGCTGGCTGCCGCAGCCGGACGCCTGGAAGGACCTGTCGGTGGCCGCGCAGTCGGGCGATCCTGCGTCGACGCTGGAGTTCTACCGGCGGGCGCTGGCCGTGCGCCGCGCGCATCCGGCGCTCGGCGCGGGCCGCGACGTCACGTGGCTGCCGGCGCCGGAGGGCGTGCTCGCGTTCCGCCGCACGACCTCCGCCGGTTCGTTCGTGTGCACGGTCAACCTCACCGCGTCACCGGTCGCGCTGCCGACGCCCGGCACGCCCCTGCTGGCCAGCACGGAGATCGCGCCGGGCGCGGGGCGGACGGTGCTTCCGGCGGATTCGGCGGTGTGGTGGGCGGCCTGA
- a CDS encoding DUF4157 domain-containing protein: protein MRASESARPADGERAGRVPARSAESPSSAEGGMTAREIRALQRSAGNAAVVRAVQRSSVHDVLSGGGRPLDTGTRTDMEARLGADFSDVRVHDDSAAKASAAEVGARAYTSGNHVVIGDGGADRHTLAHELTHVIQQRQGPVAGTDNGSGLKVSDPSDRFEREAEANAHRVLSGPAPEAHTEAAPHAHTAAEEHAVQRAPGTQTAPRVDWNQLLDTIVGQDRTLAGFQFGSECRNNGGNNLISRPVEVTVAAGGTTARLAVHLNVMLTSGGEVRDRKTGDSSASIRGSLFHLTARPLAGQNLIHEAGASSLTAQESIHVGRNNADGWNNRPGNTQALAHAVDVPHDKLLEALNSRYPHSGIEDLIERFKRDVGRAVIHGLAPDVVHVNWDGDESFK from the coding sequence ATGCGCGCCAGTGAATCCGCCCGACCCGCCGACGGGGAGCGCGCCGGTCGCGTACCGGCCCGCAGCGCCGAGTCGCCGTCGAGCGCGGAGGGCGGCATGACCGCGCGGGAGATCCGCGCCCTGCAGCGCAGCGCGGGCAACGCCGCCGTCGTGCGTGCGGTGCAGCGGTCCTCCGTGCACGACGTGCTGAGCGGCGGCGGGCGCCCGCTCGACACCGGGACCCGTACGGACATGGAGGCGCGCCTCGGCGCGGACTTCTCCGACGTACGCGTCCACGACGACAGTGCCGCGAAGGCCTCGGCGGCCGAGGTGGGCGCCCGCGCCTACACCTCCGGCAACCACGTCGTCATCGGCGACGGCGGCGCGGACCGGCACACGCTCGCGCACGAGCTGACGCACGTCATCCAGCAGCGGCAGGGCCCGGTCGCGGGCACCGACAACGGCTCGGGCCTCAAGGTCTCCGACCCGTCCGACCGGTTCGAGCGCGAGGCCGAGGCGAACGCCCACCGGGTCCTCTCCGGTCCTGCGCCCGAGGCCCACACGGAGGCGGCCCCGCACGCACACACGGCCGCGGAGGAGCACGCCGTGCAGCGCGCCCCCGGCACCCAGACGGCCCCCCGCGTCGACTGGAACCAGCTCCTGGACACCATCGTCGGCCAGGACCGTACGCTCGCCGGGTTCCAGTTCGGGTCCGAGTGCCGGAACAACGGCGGCAACAACCTCATCTCCCGCCCCGTGGAGGTGACCGTCGCCGCGGGCGGCACCACCGCCCGCCTCGCCGTCCACCTCAACGTGATGCTCACCAGCGGCGGCGAGGTCCGGGACCGCAAGACCGGTGACTCCTCGGCGTCGATCAGGGGCTCCCTCTTCCACCTGACGGCACGCCCGCTGGCCGGCCAGAACCTGATCCACGAGGCGGGCGCGTCCAGCCTCACGGCACAGGAGTCGATCCACGTGGGACGCAACAACGCCGACGGCTGGAACAACCGCCCCGGCAACACCCAGGCGCTCGCCCACGCCGTCGACGTACCGCACGACAAGCTCCTGGAGGCGCTGAACTCCCGGTACCCGCACAGCGGCATCGAGGACCTGATCGAGCGCTTCAAGCGGGACGTCGGCCGCGCCGTCATCCACGGCCTCGCCCCGGACGTCGTCCACGTCAACTGGGACGGGGACGAGTCGTTCAAGTAG
- a CDS encoding VOC family protein: protein MEYTLEVIPLPVSDIDRAKEFYSDKLGFHVDIDTEVMPGMRIVQLTPPGSGCSIALAGDALWESMAGPRPPVGSYQGLQLCVADAKAAHAELVARGLDVSEPVQHAPQDGGTFMYFSDPDGNGWAIQEYRVRATTPLREAITAQD, encoded by the coding sequence ATGGAATACACACTCGAAGTGATCCCGCTGCCCGTCAGTGACATCGACCGGGCGAAGGAGTTCTACAGCGACAAGCTGGGCTTCCACGTCGACATCGACACGGAGGTGATGCCGGGCATGCGCATCGTCCAGCTGACCCCGCCGGGGTCGGGCTGTTCGATCGCGCTTGCGGGCGACGCGCTCTGGGAGTCGATGGCGGGCCCGAGACCGCCCGTCGGCTCCTACCAGGGCCTGCAGCTGTGCGTCGCCGACGCCAAGGCCGCGCACGCCGAGCTGGTCGCTCGCGGCCTCGACGTCTCCGAGCCGGTGCAGCACGCGCCGCAGGACGGCGGCACGTTCATGTACTTCAGCGACCCGGACGGCAACGGCTGGGCCATCCAGGAGTACCGGGTGCGGGCGACTACGCCGCTGCGTGAGGCGATCACCGCGCAGGACTGA
- a CDS encoding phosphatase PAP2 family protein, translated as MGETTVTTLEGRERPVSSPIADEQNGRNGRNALRRFRRLRTPRRPRLWFEILLIGVSYWTYSLIRNAVPEQKSQALRNADWIWRVEHDLGIAVEQSVNHTVDSVTWLIVGMNYYYATLHFIVTLGVLVWLFRKHPGRYAATRLVLFATTAVALVGYYFYPLAPPRLMNGTHFIDTVVVHHTWGSMASGDLKNMSNQYAAMPSMHIGWSLWCGLTIFALASVPWAKVLGLLYPVATLVVIVATANHFWLDAVGGMICLAFGFAVARLWYGTMPYALPRDVAAPDRLPT; from the coding sequence ATGGGTGAGACGACCGTGACGACACTTGAAGGCCGGGAAAGGCCCGTTTCATCACCCATCGCGGACGAGCAGAACGGCCGCAATGGGCGCAACGCGCTGCGTCGTTTCCGTCGCCTCCGAACACCCCGCCGCCCCCGTCTCTGGTTCGAGATCCTCCTCATCGGCGTCAGTTACTGGACGTATTCACTGATCCGCAACGCGGTGCCGGAGCAGAAGTCGCAGGCGCTGCGCAACGCCGACTGGATCTGGCGCGTCGAGCACGATCTGGGGATAGCGGTCGAGCAGAGCGTCAACCACACCGTCGACTCCGTGACATGGCTCATCGTCGGCATGAACTACTACTACGCGACCCTGCATTTCATCGTCACGCTCGGTGTTCTCGTCTGGCTCTTCCGCAAGCACCCGGGGAGGTACGCGGCCACGCGCCTCGTCCTCTTCGCGACGACGGCGGTCGCCCTGGTCGGCTACTACTTCTACCCACTGGCCCCGCCGCGCCTGATGAACGGCACCCACTTCATCGACACGGTGGTCGTCCACCACACGTGGGGCTCGATGGCCTCCGGCGACCTCAAGAACATGTCGAACCAGTACGCGGCGATGCCGTCGATGCACATCGGCTGGTCGCTGTGGTGCGGGCTGACGATCTTCGCCCTGGCGTCGGTGCCGTGGGCCAAGGTGCTCGGCCTGCTCTACCCCGTCGCGACGCTCGTCGTCATCGTGGCCACCGCCAACCACTTCTGGCTCGACGCGGTCGGCGGCATGATCTGCCTGGCCTTCGGCTTCGCGGTCGCGCGGCTCTGGTACGGCACGATGCCGTACGCCCTGCCGCGCGACGTGGCCGCGCCGGACCGCCTCCCTACTTGA
- a CDS encoding bifunctional [glutamine synthetase] adenylyltransferase/[glutamine synthetase]-adenylyl-L-tyrosine phosphorylase, producing MTVPQGRRSSTFTRLLRHGFTDPSAAERLLDDPALSALRDDPLLLDALGATADPDLALLGLVRLVEAQDDDLGRRELLDTLVTAKPLRDRLLGVLGASEALADHLARHPLDWRALVTYESADLHPGVEEFERGLADAADPESLRVAYRRCLLSIAARDVCGTTDVAEAAAELADLATATLRAALAQARAAAPEDAAQCRLAVIAMGKCGGHELNYVSDVDVIFVGEATEGTDEDKAMRAATRIASHMMRICSETNAEGTIWPVDANLRPEGRNGPLVRTLSSHLAYYQRWAKTWEFQALLKARPVAGDLALGEEYVEALAPLVWQAAERENFVPDVQKMRRRVVENIPVGEVDRELKLGPGGLRDVEFAVQMLQLVHGRSDRSIRSGSTLVALQALGAGGYVGRVDAAQLDDAYRFLRSLEHRIQLYKLRRTHLVPEDDADLRRIGRSLGMRTEPITELGRAWKRHTSVVRRLHEKLFYRPLLDAVAQLAPGEARLSTEAARERLVALGYADPSAALRHLEALASGVTRKAAIQRTLLPVLLGWFADSADPDAGLLGFRKVSDALGKTPWYLRLLRDEGAAAENLARVLSAGRLAPDLLLRAPEAVALLGDQGGLEPRGRAHLEQEILAAVRRADGAEQAVTVARGVRRREMFRTAAGDLIGSYGTEDNPAEADPGTLVDRVGDAVSDLTAATLAGTLRAVVREGWGDTLPTRFAVIGMGRFGGHELSYGSDADVLFVHEPREGADEQEAAKAAAKVVAEMRRLLQLPSADPPLLIDADLRPEGRSGPLVRTLRSYEAYYRRWSLVWESQALLRAEPVAGDEELGRAFIGLVDPLRYPAEGLGEDAVREIRRLKARMEAERMPRGADPTLNAKLGRGGLSDVEWTVQLLQLEHGWAEPGLRTTRTREALAAACAAELIPTQDAATLDEAWVLAARVRNAVMLVRGRAGDTFPSDGRELAAVARYLGYDPGHVGEMLDDYRRITRRARAVVEERFYGA from the coding sequence ATGACGGTGCCGCAAGGGCGACGAAGCAGTACGTTCACGCGGCTGCTGCGGCACGGCTTCACCGACCCGTCCGCCGCGGAGCGGCTCCTCGACGACCCGGCGCTGAGCGCCCTGCGCGACGATCCGCTGCTCCTGGACGCGCTCGGCGCCACCGCCGACCCCGACCTGGCCCTCCTCGGCCTGGTCCGGCTCGTGGAGGCGCAGGACGACGACCTCGGACGGCGCGAGCTGCTCGACACCCTCGTCACCGCCAAACCCCTGCGCGACCGCCTCCTCGGCGTGCTCGGCGCTTCGGAGGCCCTCGCCGACCACCTGGCCAGGCACCCCCTGGACTGGCGTGCCCTCGTCACCTACGAATCGGCCGACCTGCACCCCGGCGTGGAGGAGTTCGAGCGGGGTCTCGCCGACGCCGCCGACCCCGAGTCGCTGCGCGTCGCCTACCGCCGCTGCCTGCTCTCCATCGCGGCCCGCGACGTGTGCGGCACCACCGATGTCGCCGAGGCGGCGGCCGAGCTCGCGGACCTCGCGACGGCGACGCTGCGGGCGGCGCTCGCCCAGGCCCGCGCGGCCGCGCCCGAGGACGCCGCGCAGTGCAGGCTCGCGGTGATCGCCATGGGCAAGTGCGGCGGCCACGAGCTGAACTACGTGTCCGACGTCGACGTCATCTTCGTCGGCGAGGCCACCGAGGGCACCGACGAGGACAAGGCGATGCGGGCCGCGACCCGCATCGCCTCGCACATGATGCGGATCTGCTCGGAGACGAACGCCGAGGGCACCATCTGGCCCGTCGACGCGAACCTCCGCCCCGAGGGCAGGAACGGCCCCCTGGTGCGCACGCTCTCCAGCCACCTCGCGTACTACCAGCGCTGGGCGAAGACCTGGGAGTTCCAGGCTCTGCTGAAGGCCCGTCCGGTCGCGGGCGACCTCGCGCTCGGCGAGGAGTACGTCGAGGCGCTCGCGCCGCTCGTCTGGCAGGCCGCCGAACGCGAGAACTTCGTGCCCGACGTGCAGAAGATGCGGCGCAGGGTCGTCGAGAACATTCCGGTGGGCGAGGTGGACCGGGAGCTGAAGCTCGGCCCCGGCGGACTGCGCGACGTCGAGTTCGCCGTGCAGATGCTCCAGCTGGTGCACGGCCGCAGCGACCGGTCGATCCGCAGCGGCTCGACGCTCGTCGCCCTGCAGGCGCTCGGCGCCGGCGGATACGTGGGGCGCGTGGACGCCGCCCAGCTCGACGACGCGTACCGCTTCCTGCGCTCCCTCGAACACCGCATCCAGCTGTACAAGCTGCGCCGCACCCATCTCGTGCCGGAGGACGACGCGGACCTGCGGCGCATCGGCCGCTCGCTGGGCATGCGCACCGAGCCGATCACCGAGCTCGGCCGTGCCTGGAAGCGGCACACCTCCGTGGTCCGCCGACTGCACGAGAAGCTCTTCTACCGCCCGCTGCTCGACGCCGTCGCCCAGCTCGCCCCCGGCGAGGCACGGCTGAGCACGGAGGCGGCCCGCGAACGCCTCGTCGCACTCGGCTACGCGGACCCCAGCGCGGCGCTCAGGCACCTGGAGGCACTGGCGTCCGGTGTGACCCGCAAGGCCGCCATCCAGCGCACCCTGCTGCCGGTCCTCCTCGGCTGGTTCGCGGACTCCGCCGACCCCGACGCGGGCCTCCTCGGCTTCCGCAAGGTGTCCGACGCGCTCGGCAAGACCCCCTGGTACCTGCGGCTCCTTCGGGACGAGGGCGCCGCCGCGGAGAACCTCGCCCGCGTCCTCTCCGCCGGACGCCTCGCCCCCGACCTGCTGCTTCGCGCCCCCGAGGCCGTCGCCCTCCTCGGCGACCAGGGCGGCCTCGAACCGCGCGGCCGCGCCCACCTGGAGCAGGAGATACTGGCCGCGGTGCGCCGCGCGGACGGCGCCGAGCAGGCCGTGACGGTGGCGCGCGGGGTGCGGCGCCGCGAGATGTTCCGTACCGCCGCGGGTGACCTCATCGGCTCGTACGGCACGGAGGACAACCCCGCCGAGGCCGACCCCGGCACGCTCGTGGACCGGGTGGGCGACGCCGTGTCGGACCTGACGGCCGCCACCCTCGCGGGCACGCTGCGCGCCGTCGTCCGCGAGGGCTGGGGCGACACGCTCCCCACCCGCTTCGCCGTCATCGGCATGGGCCGCTTCGGCGGCCACGAGCTGAGCTACGGCTCGGACGCGGACGTCCTCTTCGTGCACGAGCCGCGCGAGGGCGCCGACGAACAGGAGGCGGCCAAGGCCGCGGCGAAGGTCGTCGCCGAGATGCGCAGACTCCTGCAGCTCCCCTCCGCCGACCCGCCGCTGCTCATCGACGCCGACCTGCGCCCGGAGGGCCGCAGCGGCCCGCTGGTGCGCACCCTGCGCTCGTACGAGGCGTACTACCGCCGCTGGTCCCTCGTCTGGGAGTCCCAGGCGCTGCTGCGGGCCGAACCGGTCGCGGGCGACGAGGAGCTCGGGCGCGCCTTCATCGGCCTCGTCGACCCGCTGCGCTACCCGGCGGAGGGCCTCGGCGAGGACGCGGTCCGCGAGATCCGCCGCCTCAAGGCCCGGATGGAGGCGGAGCGCATGCCGCGCGGCGCCGACCCGACCCTCAACGCGAAGCTGGGCCGCGGCGGTCTCTCCGACGTCGAGTGGACCGTGCAGCTCCTGCAGCTGGAGCACGGCTGGGCCGAACCGGGCCTGCGCACGACCAGGACCCGCGAGGCCCTGGCCGCGGCCTGCGCGGCGGAGCTGATCCCGACGCAGGACGCGGCGACCCTCGACGAGGCGTGGGTCCTGGCGGCGCGCGTGCGCAACGCGGTCATGCTGGTGCGCGGCCGGGCGGGCGACACGTTCCCCTCCGACGGCCGTGAACTGGCGGCGGTCGCCCGGTACCTGGGCTACGACCCGGGCCACGTCGGCGAGATGCTGGACGACTACCGGCGCATCACGCGCAGGGCGCGGGCCGTGGTGGAGGAGCGGTTCTACGGGGCGTGA
- a CDS encoding glutamine synthetase family protein has protein sequence MNKQQEFVLRTLEERDIRFVRLWFTDVLGFLKSVAVAPAELEQAFDEGIGFDGSAIEGFARVYESDMIAKPDPSTFQVLPWRAEAPGTARMFCDILMPDGSPSFADPRYVLKRALAKTSDLGFTFYTHPEIEFFLLKDKPLDGSRPTPADNSGYFDHTPQNVGMDFRRQAITMLESMGISVEFSHHEGAPGQQEIDLRYADALSTADNIMTFRLVMKQVALEQGVQATFMPKPFSEHPGSGMHTHLSLFEGDRNAFYESGAEYQLSKVGRSFIAGLLRHAAEISAVTNQWVNSYKRIWGGSERTAGAGGEAPSYICWGHNNRSALIRVPMYKPGKTGSARVEVRSIDSGANPYLTYAVLLAAGLKGIEEGYELPPGADDDVWALRDAERRALGIEPLPQNLGEAIALMEKSELVAETLGEHVYDFFLRNKKQEWEEYRSEVTAFELRKNLPVL, from the coding sequence ATGAACAAGCAGCAGGAATTCGTGCTCCGTACGTTGGAGGAGCGCGACATCCGGTTCGTGCGCCTGTGGTTCACGGACGTCCTCGGCTTCCTCAAGTCGGTGGCCGTGGCCCCGGCCGAACTGGAACAGGCCTTCGACGAGGGCATCGGCTTCGACGGCTCGGCCATCGAGGGCTTCGCCCGGGTGTACGAGTCGGACATGATCGCCAAGCCGGACCCCTCGACCTTCCAGGTGCTGCCCTGGCGCGCTGAGGCCCCCGGCACGGCCCGCATGTTCTGCGACATCCTGATGCCGGACGGCTCACCGTCCTTCGCGGACCCGCGCTACGTGCTGAAGCGCGCCCTCGCCAAGACCTCCGACCTGGGCTTCACCTTCTACACCCACCCCGAGATCGAGTTCTTCCTGCTGAAGGACAAGCCGCTGGACGGCTCGCGGCCCACCCCCGCCGACAACTCCGGCTACTTCGACCACACCCCGCAGAACGTGGGCATGGACTTCCGCCGCCAGGCCATCACGATGCTCGAATCCATGGGCATCTCCGTGGAGTTCAGCCACCACGAGGGCGCCCCCGGTCAGCAGGAGATCGACCTCCGCTACGCCGACGCGCTCTCCACGGCCGACAACATCATGACGTTCCGCCTGGTCATGAAGCAGGTCGCCCTGGAACAGGGGGTGCAGGCCACCTTCATGCCGAAACCGTTCTCCGAGCACCCCGGCTCCGGCATGCACACCCACCTCTCCCTCTTCGAGGGGGACCGCAACGCGTTCTACGAGTCCGGTGCCGAGTACCAACTCTCCAAGGTCGGCCGCTCCTTCATCGCGGGCCTGCTGCGGCACGCCGCGGAGATCTCCGCGGTCACCAACCAGTGGGTGAACTCGTACAAGCGCATCTGGGGCGGCTCCGAGCGCACCGCGGGCGCGGGCGGCGAGGCACCCTCGTACATCTGCTGGGGCCACAACAACCGCTCCGCGTTGATCCGCGTCCCGATGTACAAGCCCGGCAAGACGGGTTCCGCGCGCGTCGAGGTCCGCTCGATCGACTCGGGCGCCAACCCCTACCTGACGTACGCGGTGCTGCTCGCCGCCGGACTCAAGGGCATCGAGGAGGGGTACGAGCTGCCGCCGGGCGCCGACGACGACGTATGGGCGCTGCGCGACGCCGAGCGCCGCGCGCTGGGCATCGAACCGCTCCCGCAGAACCTGGGCGAGGCGATCGCGCTCATGGAGAAGTCCGAACTGGTCGCCGAGACCCTCGGCGAGCACGTCTACGACTTCTTCCTGCGCAACAAGAAGCAGGAGTGGGAGGAGTACCGCTCCGAGGTGACGGCCTTCGAGCTCCGCAAGAACCTGCCGGTTCTGTAG